CCAGTATGTAATAATGGCAAactttttaataaattgtcaAGATCATAATTAGAAACCTTGTTGCCTTGAACTTCTAGCATGACTAGCAATATATCACCCAATTGAGATAGTAATCTActtaattcaattgatccCGTATTTGAGTGATCTcttaacaataataacttCAAATTGTTTATTCCAccaaattttctttgtctGTTAACCTGGAATTCGTCTTGAACGGGATTAAACGTTTCATTCCGAACGTCTATTtcattcttcaacaataaTGTGTTCACAAGGGCAATTAGCGGACATGGACCATTTAAATCCTGGAGTAAAATTGGAGTTTGATGCTCGTATTCGGACCACGTAATTACTtttatttggaaaatattggAAGATTCTGCATCTTCAGGGTTGTTAAATTGGGACATATGTATTAGGTTCGAGAGTATATATCCTTCATACTTCAATTGAACATAGTGAATTATCTTGGCTGTGCAAGGAAGTTTAATCAGGATCGGCAATTCCCCAACCTTCCGAGATCTCTCGCACGTAAATCTAATCAGGCTACAAAGATGCAAAATGTATTTCATATTAATTAACGTATATAATGACTTGTAACGTATTTAACTAAAATCAGATAGCCCtaccaaataaatatgCTATCAACTAATGTATAAAATAAGCTACGACAACAACAACGACTAAAAGACTTATTCCCACAGCTAAATTACATTTGGTTTCTTCTAAATTAACAGTTTCAGCAACTTGATCATCAACACTGGCTCTTTCTAAGATATTGTGGTTAATCTCCTGCTTTTGCTTTACTACTCCTTTTGGAATAGCATATTCTGAAGGGTACATCAACTCGCAAAATTGTTCGATTTCACCACATTTAATACCAATCTTTAAATAGTTTGGATCTTGAACAGATGACTTATGATTAATTACTTGTACGTAATGCTTGAAGATTTTCACAACCCCAGGTAATGTACGGCTATTAAGGATCAACCCGCAAGTAGTACCTTTTCTTATTTTAACATTTCCATGAAGAACATTTGGGTTATTGTACACCAAAGCTAAAGTAGAAATAGCCATTACTTGGGGTATAGCACAGAAATTGAAACACGAAGGGTCCCTTACTAACGACAAATACGTCAAAACGTCTTTGACATGACATAAGGCATTCAAGACTAATTCGTTGATACAGGCTAATCCATGTCCTTGACTTTCTAAAGATGTATCTTTATGAAATGACGGTAAAGATGAGGTATGCTTTTCCCAGATTTCTTTAGGCCAGAATGATCTTCCGtcttccaaatcttcatgGTAGTCTCTAATTATATTGGTTTTTTGCAAAAATAATCCCATGGATTCCGACTTCGCAAAATTATCTTGGGAAAGGCTGTTATCAGAAAAACCTGCCAACACCATCAATTTGGTCAATCCTTCACCCACTAAACCTGCAACGTAATGACAGTATAAATCGTATTCTCTAACCGTGGCTACACCATtaacattgaaattatcatccAAGATGTAGTCTGCCATACCATTACCCATTTCCTTAGTAATATGCTTAATTATATCTTGATAATCTTCCTTCAACTTGTGATATTCCGTTAAAATGCACGGGAACTCAACCAACACACATCTGTCTTTCTCAGTCTTACTATTTCCATCAAATGACcattctttcaaatttaactTATCATGGAATGTTCTTAATAACGGAACCTTGATTTCAGGCTCAATAGTCATGTCATCCTCAACAGTATCTAATGCTcttaaaatcaaataaaataacaTCACGGCATCTCTCAATTCTGGATgtaattcttgaataactGCAGCGAAAGACCGTGACGTTATGTTTAACAACTCATAGCACCTTTTAGATGCTTGGGATTGGCTCGATGCACCTTGTGGGTGCAACGGCTGTCTGAAATACATCAATTGGATGACAGCTTTCAACTCAGTTGGATGAGAGAGCAATTGGACAAATTTACCCATAGCTGAAAGTTAACTGTAAGTATAAAATGAAAGCAAAAAATttactaataataaagtattCTGTGACGAAACCAAAAATAGAGCAATCTCCGCAACCTTTTGTTTAGCTAGTTATCTAAATTAATGTTTTATAAACGAATAAACTAAATAATTAGTACCGATTAATCTTTTCATCGTATACGTATTGCTGAACTTCGCGTCTTTTCataacaaaaaaattgataggTTACACGTGATCTAATATGATTACCACCTATAGGGACTACGAATATtgcattaattaataaataggTTCATTATACTACAAATAAGTGGGCAGAATATCACTTTGTAGtttcaatcttttcaaaCCACTTTCTTGCAGCTTTTATATTCTCTAATACCGCTAATTCCTCGTGGGTGTTAACATAGCTTGTCTCATCTTCCTTGTCCTTGAGAATAATCATAACCAACATATTATCAGTAAGCACGTCTATATAGAACTGGTTGCCTTTGGAACCTCTTATCACCAAATTGTGGAAGTTTGTTCTTAATTTTGTGACAGATTGTTTGTACGTTTTTATTAtgcttgaaattttttcgAATCTCTTAGGGTCTAGGGCTGTGGTAtcgatattattatcatcttcGAGATGCAGTCTATTTTGCTGCTTCAATTGTTGTGCAATTGAGGTAGTTGACGAAATTACGAGGAAGGTCGTCTtttcaaacaaaataatttcttcggCATCCAATATCTGGTTGAATTTGATCAAGTTGTTATTGTACACGTTCATATTTGGAATCAAAGAGCATACAATCTGGGACCACGCTTTATACAAGGACTCATCCCATATAGACGTGGGTAAGCCTACCAACTTAAACTGATATGGGTTTGAAATTTTCTGCAATTTTTCCATCATGATGACAAACAACTCATCTCGTTTGTCAATCTGTACTAGATCCATCTTATGCAACAATACAAATACCTTCGCATCTGGGCTGAATTTCTGTAAGTTTGTTAACGATTTTACGAAAATTTCGATATCTTTATTAATCAGCTTAGACTCAACGTCAAATACATGTATGAGTACCTGAACCATTTTAAATATGTGATCTTTCTGCGTAGTGAAATAGTTATCCATAAAAACATCCTGACCTCCACAATCCCATAAATTCAACGTCATATTTCCCAAGAACCGCAAGTGGGAATGCTCAACATCAATTGTTGCTCCTAGTCTTCGAGTGTCAAATGCAGAATAATTAGAGAAAATAATTGACCGCATCGACGATTTACCTGAACCTGAGCGGCCCATTAACAATAACTTCTTTCTGGATGCCTGTGACATATTGTATTACAAGTCTACTCCAGTTTTATGCTTAATTTGTGTCTTTATGGTACAATTACGTCCTTATCTTCATCTCGAAAGGTTACATTTGATAGCGGTATTCACACTACCTATATTCTCTCAGTATGTCAGAGGGAAGATAAAGTACTAAAAGTATGCTAACTGTACAATTATGCTGAAGTGTTGGTGACTGGTGCCTTTCCTGCAAGGGAAACATGATTCTATGAATACCATCCTATAATTTTGATCATACTCGAAAACAATGGTGTATGGCCCTCTTCATACCTTCGTATGTGCTGCAGTGCAGTTAGGTATGTGATCCTGAATACTAAATAGACTGGATCCATGCTAGGAAAAAGATGATAATGCATACAGAACGAAAGTAGCCCATGTGAATAGTCTTGGATCCATTGGTTAAGAGTAGGTTTCCATATATggcttcttgttctttacTGAGTATTCATAGGTCAGGAAAAGCACAATTATAACTACCAATATATCCACCGAGAGAATGAAGTTTACGTAGATAATCGGATATATAAAGAGAATAATGATAGATATGATGGACAATTTGAAGTATGGTAAAAAAAAGCCTAGCATGATCAATAGAACATGTGGTCTACTAAATTTGAGAATGcatcaaattttattgttaacGCAAAATAACCGAAAATGCTACAAGATGATTGTCACTTATAAGCAGGAGCAGgatatacatatataatcttcaatttcttgcaTTCTTCATTTTAGCTTTATCCTTTGCAAGCCAACGGTGATTTTCGAGTAAAATATGCTAATGCTATTGAGGTATCTTCTGTTCTGCTTAGTTTTCGCAACCATACCTGCCTGGGGCCATTTAATACCCGGTATCGGATCAATAAGTAAACAATTGGATCGCAGAGATGGAAACTTGGTTGACTCAATATATCAGAGTTTGCCAATCGaggatttgaattttattgatgcccatttgaagaatttaacaATTGACGGAAGCTCTTGTGACAAGtgtaaaaataaaatccgTTACGGTCAATCATTGATCCAGGAACAGCCAGACAAACAACATTTAATTAGTTTATTGTTGTTCAAGTATTGTATGGTTCTGaataagaataaagaaAGCAAGTGTGATAATGTGGATTTTTTTATTACAACTTCAGATAAGACTTCAAAGGGAGTAgttgataaatatgattCCGGATTACACGACAGTAAGAGTATAGATTTCTACGACAATGATTTTATTCACATGTTAAAACTATTCAATGTTTCTAGTGATCTAGATTTAGAATATTACTGTTACTATAAGAGTGATGAAGCTTGTGATTTACCAGAAACTCCAGATATTGACTCGTTGTATAATTTTGAGGCAAAATGGCCGGCCAAGCAGCCAAAACATTGTTTACAACCTCAATATCCTAGTGATGCTCCGGAGAAATTTAATGTCTTACATTTCACTGATTtccattttcaatcaaGATACCAAATTGGAAGTGAAAGCAACTGTACCACTGCGTTATGCTGTTTGCCTGAGGCTTACAACGAAGACTTAAAAAGTAAAGACTACAATTTCACAGATGCATATTTTAAACTAAATCCATCTATGCAAAATAGGAAAGATAGCGAATACTCCTTTTATCCTGAAGCTCGTTACGAAGATGGAGAATATATTAAGGGAGACTATTATGACTTTCCTAAAACCAGAGGCTATAATTTCAACTTGTTACCTGCAACATCTTTCGGAGGCTATTTATGTGATTCGCCTGAAGTTCTAATTAATAACAGCTTGAAACAAATGAATGAAGCGTATAAAGAAcataaatttgaatttgctTTGTTTACAGGTGATTTAGTAGATCACGATGTTATTCACTGTGATCCGGAAACCACCAAGTATGAAGAAATCCAAACGTTTAGTTTAATGAAGCATTACTTGGAAAACATTCCAGTATTTCCCAGCTTGGGAAACCACGATACTTTCCCATATGGTCAATTGTCTCCAATTGATTATGATTATAACAACCTGTATCTGTGGAATGTTGATTTAATGTCTGATTTGTGGATTTCAAATGGATGGTTGCCCGAGAACAAGTCTGAGCAACTTAAGAGTCACTATGCTGGCTTTTCTACAGTGACGAATCGTGGATTAAAAgttatttcattaaattcaaattgttaTTACCAAAAGAATTTATGGTCGTATGTGAATTTGCTGCAAAACGCTGATATATTCGGCCAATGGCAATTTCTTATAGATGAACTAATTGAAAGTGAAGCCAGTAACCAGCGAGTTTGGATATTAGCCCACATCCCATCAGGCGATGCCGATACATTGCCAATTCAGTCTAAAATATTTGCTAAGATAGTTGAAAGATTCTCCCCTTACACTATCGCAAATATATTCTATGGTCATACTCATAGAgatcaattcaaaattttatattcttcgaattcttCCGATactaaagaaattgaagacgTCATTAATATGTCTTGGGTATCTCAATCCATTACGCCCTTAACTGATAACAACCCATCTTGGAGATATtatgaagttgaagatgggtctttcaatattttaaattcgTACAATTACTACACTCAACTCAATGATACTTTTACGAACGGTGGTAAAGAGCCAGATTGGAAATTTGAGTACTCGGCCAGGGATATTTATGATCCCAACGGAGAATGGCCAACTGATTCGCCATTGAATGCTACCTTCTGGCATAAGTTTGTTCTTACGAACTTGAAAAACCAATCGAATATcgaatttaatcaattgtaCTCAGACTTGCAATATAGAATGTCGCCTAACGTACCAAATTGTGCAAACGGTTCTGTTATTTCCCAAACTTGTTACGAAGAGAATTGGTGTGACGTCAGTTCCTTTACTTCAGAAGAATATCTCAAGTGTCTCCAACCTTAGATGCTATTTTTATATAGAGTTCAATTATGTTTCTATCGTATTCTAGGTGCAAATTATTTGacttttattaatatacatTATAAACGAGAACTATTATGAAGCTATCATTACCATTGTTCCTGATTCTCATTACTCATATCGGCCATTGGATTGAAGGTTGTAGGTGCCTTGAATGACGGGTCACTGGATGGAATATAAACAGATGCATCTTGCTGTGGGTTAGACGAATTGTGATTTCTATATCCACCACGTCCTCTTCCACCTCTAAAACCACCTCTTCCTCTGAAACCACCtcttcctcttcctcttcctctAAAACCACCTCTATGTTCAAATCTCTTTCTCTGAAATCCATTATCTTGTTTTCCTTCTTGACTAGCCTGTCCACCATACACACCTCTACCAAACTGCCTCCCCTCACGGAAACCTGGatctaaatcaatttctaaAACTTGACTGTCTAAGTTTGTTCCCTTAAGGAATTTCATTGCATTTAATGACCCTTCCTCTCTTTTGTATATGACGAAGCAAAAACCACAAGGTGTCAATTTATTTCTATCCAATCCCATTATAATTCTATCAATTGTTCCACATTTCAGAAACAATTCATGTATCTGCTCTTCACTAGTGAAATGTGATAAATTACCGACGTAAACTGTTTTCAGGTGTAAGGCTCGATTTaagttatcaaaattttgtCTACGGACAGCTTTCttaatcaaatattgagaTGGTCTATCTAGTCTCTCAGCCGAATGCTTGTAATTCTCTTCTAAAAGTTCCATATTAtacttattatttattaaacgATAGAATATATAGTAAATTGCTGATCGTTTCTACtgaaataaattattttatctcAGTGAGgtgctgaaaaattagtaaTTTACAGgttattaatatttcataaaCATATAAACCTATAGATCAGCTAGCTGTAAAGCCAACGGTAACGCAGGCGATGTTTAAGTCCATATTCAAGACAGGGATCAGGGCAATATACAACGTTCTGGAGAATCCATCTTTTGTCTCAGAGCCATGGTATATTTATCCTGCAAAACATAAATCATCGGGACAAGCGGTGTCGGTATTTATCTTTGacaaatcaaaatttgaagCTCAAGTAAATAGAATATGCGCATCGAGTTCGAACACCAAGAACCCTAAGGTGATTATCAACGAATGCTATGAACTTCTTAAGTTCGAAATTAGTCAATTGGCCAAATTGAAGCATCCTCAGATCTTGACGATTTTTGAGGTTTTGGAGGAAACTAAGctgaaattattatttgtatcAGAGCTGGTTACGGATAACTTGCTAACTGTGAATGTATCAAAGGATTTGGACGAATTGAGTATACAGAAAGGGTTATTGCAAATGGCAAAGGGGCTACAGTTTCTTCACAACTATtgtcaaattattcatctTAACTTACAGCCGTCATCGATTTTTATAAATAGCCAAGGTGATTGGAAATTATCGGGCTTTAGATTTCTACAGAATTTGAACGAGATTTCTCCGCTGGATAGAGATAATTTCTACATTATGAACAATTCTTCCGTAGTGCCATTTGCTAACCTTAATCTAAACTTCACAGCACCAGAATTAATCGTTGATAGTCTGCAGAAATTGGACACTGCAAATGACATTTGGTCATTAGGGTGcttaatttattttgtttataatAATGGTGAATCTTTGATTAATTGTTTTGATTCCAACAGCATTTCAGATTTTAAGACAGAATTTAGgaagtttgaaaataagTTCTATAACCACAGACCCAGcgaattgaaatatttattgaaagatgtTCCTGATAAGCTTTATCATGTTTATTCCCAAATTTTAGCTAAATATCCCCATGATAGATTGACGattgatcaatttataAACTTGGATTTCTTTAGTGGTAGCATGATCAAAGCTATGTGGTTTATTGACGAGTTCTCTACTAAATCAACAGACGAGAAATTAGTGTTTATGAGGGGACTTTTGCAAACAGATCAAACTACCAATACCACCTTATTGGAGCAATTCCCATCCGGATTCAAGACCCTGAAAATATTGCCATTAATGATCGATTTGGTTGTGAGCGAATTAAGCATATTGAGTGCTAAACTGATTGATACTGATACCGATGAAGCGATCTCACTTGCTCTCACAATAACACTTTCGATTGGTTCAAAACTTTCCAGTCTTACATTTCAAGACAGAATTTATGAACACCTTTTTAAGGATGAATCTAAAACTAAAAAGTCCAACCAGAAagatatattcaataagcTCATAAATGCTTCAGTGAAAATACGGTTAAATATCGTGGAAAACTTGTCTACTTTAGTGTCAAAGCTAAACGAGAAACAATTATCTGCGTTGATTAAACAATCACTATCTCTCTTCTTAACATCAGCTCCGACTGAAGCTaatcaacaacaagaacaaattaaattacaGGAAACTTTCCTCCATCAgttaaatttaattatcGAAAAGTTGGATTTCCCTTATATCAAGAACACGTTGTTTCCATTAATTTGTCAAGTATTTAAAACAACTACCATTTTGTCAACAAAATTGGCTACAGTAGATACGTTTGGAATGTTGATCGATAAGAGGATTATAGACAAAGTGATCGTATGCGAGCAATTATTACCAATTTTacagaatttgaaaagtcGTAATAAGAAGATCATTGAAAGCGTTCTTAGGCTTTTTGTCAAATTATGCGAAAGCGAACATGTGTCTTTAGATTTGGATTCAATTGTGGAGTCAATATTACCGGAATGCTTTAAACTAACGTTTGGGTGTAATGATTGCAGCCAATCTGAGTTTAAGACATATATGAAAATGGTTCATCAGATCCAAActaaattgattcaaagCAAGGTAAACTCATTACCGACCAAGACCAGGGACTCTTCAGTTAATACACCTGCTAGcaattttgaatcattaatcaATACCCAAAGGCTTAATGAGGGTGACAAGGACCAGATTACTCGTGCGCCTCAAACTAAAAGCATAATGCAACCTACTAGGAAGCCTATAGAAACAAAGTCATCGATGTCGAACTCATCGACTAAACCGAAAACTACCACGCCATTAGCATTGAAACCTAAACAAAAAGCTGCTCCTAAGAAACCACTATCATTTGGTGCCgttaacaataataacaacaCCAACAATAC
The nucleotide sequence above comes from Debaryomyces hansenii CBS767 chromosome A complete sequence. Encoded proteins:
- a CDS encoding DEHA2D02552p (similar to uniprot|P29704 Saccharomyces cerevisiae YHR190w ERG9 farnesyl-diphosphate farnesyltransferase), which encodes MGKFVQLLSHPTELKAVIQLMYFRQPLHPQGASSQSQASKRCYELLNITSRSFAAVIQELHPELRDAVMLFYLILRALDTVEDDMTIEPEIKVPLLRTFHDKLNLKEWSFDGNSKTEKDRCVLVEFPCILTEYHKLKEDYQDIIKHITKEMGNGMADYILDDNFNVNGVATVREYDLYCHYVAGLVGEGLTKLMVLAGFSDNSLSQDNFAKSESMGLFLQKTNIIRDYHEDLEDGRSFWPKEIWEKHTSSLPSFHKDTSLESQGHGLACINELVLNALCHVKDVLTYLSLVRDPSCFNFCAIPQVMAISTLALVYNNPNVLHGNVKIRKGTTCGLILNSRTLPGVVKIFKHYVQVINHKSSVQDPNYLKIGIKCGEIEQFCELMYPSEYAIPKGVVKQKQEINHNILERASVDDQVAETVNLEETKCNLAVGISLLVVVVVVAYFIH
- a CDS encoding DEHA2D02574p (similar to uniprot|Q00582 Saccharomyces cerevisiae YML121W GTR1 Cytoplasmic GTP binding protein and negative regulator of the Ran/Tc4 GTPase cycle); translated protein: MSQASRKKLLLMGRSGSGKSSMRSIIFSNYSAFDTRRLGATIDVEHSHLRFLGNMTLNLWDCGGQDVFMDNYFTTQKDHIFKMVQVLIHVFDVESKSINKDIEIFVKSLTNLQKFSPDAKVFVLLHKMDLVQIDKRDELFVIMMEKLQKISNPYQFKLVGLPTSIWDESLYKAWSQIVCSLIPNMNVYNNNLIKFNQILDAEEIILFEKTTFLVISSTTSIAQQLKQQNRSHLEDDNNIDTTALDPKRFEKISSIIKTYKQSVTKLRTNFHNLVIRGSKGNQFYIDVLTDNMLVMIILKDKEDETSYVNTHEELAVLENIKAARKWFEKIETTK
- a CDS encoding DEHA2D02596p (similar to CA5393|IPF9398 Candida albicans IPF9398 unknown function); its protein translation is MLMLLRYLSFCLVFATIPAWGHLIPGIGSISKQLDRRDGNLVDSIYQSLPIEDLNFIDAHLKNLTIDGSSCDKCKNKIRYGQSLIQEQPDKQHLISLLLFKYCMVSNKNKESKCDNVDFFITTSDKTSKGVVDKYDSGLHDSKSIDFYDNDFIHMLKLFNVSSDLDLEYYCYYKSDEACDLPETPDIDSLYNFEAKWPAKQPKHCLQPQYPSDAPEKFNVLHFTDFHFQSRYQIGSESNCTTALCCLPEAYNEDLKSKDYNFTDAYFKLNPSMQNRKDSEYSFYPEARYEDGEYIKGDYYDFPKTRGYNFNLLPATSFGGYLCDSPEVLINNSLKQMNEAYKEHKFEFALFTGDLVDHDVIHCDPETTKYEEIQTFSLMKHYLENIPVFPSLGNHDTFPYGQLSPIDYDYNNSYSWNVDLMSDLWISNGWLPENKSEQLKSHYAGFSTVTNRGLKVISLNSNCYYQKNLWSYVNLSQNADIFGQWQFLIDELIESEASNQRVWILAHIPSGDADTLPIQSKIFAKIVERFSPYTIANIFYGHTHRDQFKILYSSNSSDTKEIEDVINMSWVSQSITPLTDNNPSWRYYEVEDGSFNILNSYNYYTQLNDTFTNGGKEPDWKFEYSARDIYDPNGEWPTDSPLNATFWHKFVLTNLKNQSNIEFNQLYSDLQYRMSPNVPNCANGSVISQTCYEENWCDVSSFTSEEYLKCLQP
- a CDS encoding DEHA2D02618p (similar to uniprot|Q08920 Saccharomyces cerevisiae YPL178W CBC2 Small subunit of the heterodimeric cap binding complex that also contains Sto1p), with translation MELLEENYKHSAERLDRPSQYLIKKAVRRQNFDNLNRALHSKTVYVGNLSHFTSEEQIHELFSKCGTIDRIIMGLDRNKLTPCGFCFVIYKREEGSLNAMKFLKGTNLDSQVLEIDLDPGFREGRQFGRGVYGGQASQEGKQDNGFQRKRFEHRGGFRGRGRGRGGFRGRGGFRGGRGRGGYRNHNSSNPQQDASVYIPSSDPSFKAPTTFNPMADMSNENQEQW
- a CDS encoding DEHA2D02640p (similar to uniprot|P53009 Saccharomyces cerevisiae YGL083W SCY1 Suppressor of GTPase mutant), whose protein sequence is MFKSIFKTGIRAIYNVSENPSFVSEPWYIYPAKHKSSGQAVSVFIFDKSKFEAQVNRICASSSNTKNPKVIINECYELLKFEISQLAKLKHPQILTIFEVLEETKSKLLFVSESVTDNLLTVNVSKDLDELSIQKGLLQMAKGLQFLHNYCQIIHLNLQPSSIFINSQGDWKLSGFRFLQNLNEISPSDRDNFYIMNNSSVVPFANLNLNFTAPELIVDSSQKLDTANDIWSLGCLIYFVYNNGESLINCFDSNSISDFKTEFRKFENKFYNHRPSELKYLLKDVPDKLYHVYSQILAKYPHDRLTIDQFINLDFFSGSMIKAMWFIDEFSTKSTDEKLVFMRGLLQTDQTTNTTLLEQFPSGFKTSKILPLMIDLVVSELSILSAKSIDTDTDEAISLALTITLSIGSKLSSLTFQDRIYEHLFKDESKTKKSNQKDIFNKLINASVKIRLNIVENLSTLVSKLNEKQLSALIKQSLSLFLTSAPTEANQQQEQIKLQETFLHQLNLIIEKLDFPYIKNTLFPLICQVFKTTTILSTKLATVDTFGMLIDKRIIDKVIVCEQLLPILQNLKSRNKKIIESVLRLFVKLCESEHVSLDLDSIVESILPECFKLTFGCNDCSQSEFKTYMKMVHQIQTKLIQSKVNSLPTKTRDSSVNTPASNFESLINTQRLNEGDKDQITRAPQTKSIMQPTRKPIETKSSMSNSSTKPKTTTPLALKPKQKAAPKKPLSFGAVNNNNNTNNTALLNTLHGTFNKPPKDEDEDEFDEFQNAEAIKEASSINWNTEAQKSGIASSQQGTTQQTTNYPPGFTSSMVLTPNNTGKNNRITNKPASNSKNSDLLDLL